Below is a genomic region from Spirochaetota bacterium.
ATTATAAATATGAAAATAAATCAGAAAAGAAATCAAAGGATAAAATTAATTTTAACAGAACTAATGAGAAAGTATTTGAAATGCCAATATTAAAAGTTCTAATTGAAATGGGGGGTAAAGCAGAAGCGGGAGTAGTTTTAGATAAAGTTTATGAAATTGTTAAGCCTATTCTTAATGAAGTTGACTATGAAGTTTTGGATAACTCTCGTAATGAAGTTAGGTGGCGGAATACAGCCAAGTGGTGTAGAAAGAATTTAATTATAAAAGGTTTTATGTCAAATAATACAAAAAGAGGGATTTGGGAAATAACCGAAGAAGGAAAGAAGTATTTTATTGAACATGTTGGAGAGTATAATAAACAAAAATAAATATTAGATTATGTAAAATAATCTTACAAAGCTTGACAAAAATTATTTCATTTTATGAAATCTATTCTATAATTCTTAAAATACTGCAGATAATCTCGAATTGTTTTCCTGTCTAAACTCTTTGCCTGACTGATATGGTTTATCGGCTGCCCGCTGTGCCAGCGTCGAAAAACTTC
It encodes:
- a CDS encoding winged helix-turn-helix domain-containing protein, whose translation is LLDLNNDIDLKNMEDELFAKIDEILNKKEEKEVHIISDIRLLQFYKESIKIIDCIDKIILNFINNKKISDIFELLQSKGEYNILYNNYSNILLIRKLTNKIRENFNYYKYENKSEKKSKDKINFNRTNEKVFEMPILKVLIEMGGKAEAGVVLDKVYEIVKPILNEVDYEVLDNSRNEVRWRNTAKWCRKNLIIKGFMSNNTKRGIWEITEEGKKYFIEHVGEYNKQK